In Cryptomeria japonica chromosome 10, Sugi_1.0, whole genome shotgun sequence, a genomic segment contains:
- the LOC131077782 gene encoding aquaporin TIP4-1 yields the protein MGIKIAIGNGQELCRPDCVKAVLAEVILTFLFVFAGVGSAMATDKLAFEGSSLLGLTVVALTHAFVVYAMVSAGFNISGGHINPAVTLGLAVGGHITIFKSVLYWIAQCLGSAIACYLLVFLTGGMVTPVHALASGVTYFQGVIWEIVLTFSLLFTVYATAVDPKKGSVGPTAPLCIGLVVFANIIAGGPFSGASMNPARSFGPALASGDWREHWVFWVGPLIGGGLAGFVYEGIFLTDNYSRVPDLEG from the exons ATGGGGATCAAGATTGCAATAGGCAATGGGCAGGAGCTGTGCCGCCCGGACTGTGTGAAAGCAGTATTAGCAGAAGTGATATTGACTTTCTTGTTTGTGTTTGCAGGGGTTGGATCTGCCATGGCAACGG ACAAGCTGGCGTTTGAAGGGTCCTCGCTACTAGGCTTAACAGTGGTGGCCTTGACCCACGCTTTTGTAGTCTATGCAATGGTTTCTGCGGGTTTTAACATCTCAGGAGGACACATCAACCCGGCGGTCACATTGGGCTTAGCAGTAGGAGGCCACATCACCATTTTTAAGTCAGTTCTCTACTGGATTGCACAGTGCCTGGGCTCTGCAATTGCCTGCTACTTGCTCGTTTTTCTCACTGGTGGCATG gtAACACCTGTGCACGCATTGGCATCAGGCGTGACATACTTCCAAGGGGTGATATGGGAGATTGTGTTGACATTCTCATTGCTGTTCACAGTGTACGCAACGGCAGTGGATCCAAAGAAGGGAAGTGTGGGGCCTACTGCACCACTGTGTATCGGATTGGTAGTGTTTGCCAATATTATTGCAGGAGGGCCATTCTCAGGGGCTTCCATGAATCCTGCTCGCTCATTTGGCCCCGCTTTGGCCAGTGGAGATTGGAGAGAACACTGGGTCTTCTGGGTCGGTCCTCTCATCGGTGGTGGTCTAGCTGGTTTTGTTTACGAGGGTATCTTTCTCACTGATAACTATTCCAGAGTCCCTGATCTGGAGGGATAA